From Cucumis melo cultivar AY chromosome 1, USDA_Cmelo_AY_1.0, whole genome shotgun sequence, a single genomic window includes:
- the LOC127148134 gene encoding uncharacterized protein LOC127148134, with amino-acid sequence MSYRRSSFMETDDMFLQFEEDLDNIAGGSSSVGDNTGSSSQQTTPTPRRRAQSRLLELERHVAINGRIPMTIAPGAEKPISPHAVRFSQAIGVCVRKTFPVRCLKWTDVGREYIEVVKGDLQRFFVLDFNDQAMNRFVEHQMLTTFKEFRADCHKHFKKYSDPEEARANPPNALVGRDEDWHFLCDHYISRAFQEQSRTNKAARQKQPYNHSSGSKSFLQRQYELAERRGQPVDRVELFRETHVRAGTFVSQAAEDAHNQMLELQSQPTPEGSQPLSEDEICDQVLGRRPGYSKGLGWGPKPKARRTASASSSSTSCSQSTQKEIELQAKLHEALERIEVQDRNHQALASQVEAMKKMIEDLTRAQQGPPHDP; translated from the exons atgtcatatcgacgatcaagttttatggagacggacgatatgttcctccagtttgaggaggatttagataacattgcgggagggtcgtcatctgtgggcgacaatacgg ggtcttcttctcaacaaacgaccccgactcctaggagacgtgcgcagtctcgactcttggagttagagcgccacgttgcaataaatgggcgcattccgatgacgatcgcccctggagcggagaagcctatttctccacacgccgttcgcttcagccaagcgataggcgtgtgcgtgcgaaagacatttcccgtccgctgtcttaagtggacggacgttgggagagaatacattgaggtcgtcaagggcgacctccag cgattctttgtgcttgatttcaacgatcaagcaatgaacaggtttgttgagcatcagatgctcacgacctttaaagagttccgggccgactgtcataaacatttcaaaaagtacagcgacccggaggaggctcgtgccaacccaccaaacgcattggttggacgtgatgaggattggcacttcctctgcgaccattatatcagccgtgcattccag gagcaatcacggacaaacaaggctgctcgacagaagcagccttacaatcatagtagcgggtcgaagtcgtttctacaacgacagtatgagctcgctgaaagaagagggcagccggtcgatcgtgtggaattgttccgggaaacacacgttcgagctgggacattcgtgtcgcaggccgccgaggatgcgcat aatcaaatgctggaactccaatcccagcctaccccagagggtagtcagccactctctgaggatgagatatgcgatcaggtgttgggtcgacgaccaggctactcaaaaggccttggttggggacccaagccgaaggcccgcagaacggcaagtgcaagcagttcgtcgacatcttgttcgcagtccacacaaaaagagattgaattacaagctaaacttcatgaagctttggaacggattgaagtacaagatagaaatcaccaagcattagcttcacaagtggaagctatgaaaaagatgattgaagacctaactcgtgcacaacagggaccaccacatgatccctag
- the LOC103489666 gene encoding photosystem II D1 precursor processing protein PSB27-H2, chloroplastic, with protein sequence MAAFIQAKICPRTISTLDRSLISENGRKLPSRSQVALPSQEICRRHLVWNGMSLVVFLTFNNGLTPSSAHAEEMPNNMEEEDNGVIGTIKSIFDPNERTKSGKVLPKAYLKSAREVVKTLRESLQEDPKDGAKFRRTADAAKESIRDYLSNWLGKQTLVQEESYVVLEKAIRSLAGFYAKAGPSAPLPEAVKSDILDDLDKAEASL encoded by the exons ATGGCCGCATTTATTCAAGCAAAGATCTGCCCTAGGACTATTTCAACATTGGATAGAAGCTTAATAAGTGAAAATGGGC GTAAACTACCATCCAGGTCTCAAGTAGCGCTTCCATCTCAAGAAATTTGTAGACGTCATTTGGTATGGAATGGCATGTCATTGGTTGTGTTTCTCACATTTAACAATGGATTGACACCATCTTCGGCCCACGCTGAAGAAATGCCAAATAACATGGAGGAAGAGGATAATGGAGTTATCGGGACGATCAAATCAATATTTGATCCAAATGAAAGAACCAAATCAGGGAAAGTATTGCCAAAGGCTTACTTGAAGTCTGCAAGGGAGGTGGTGAAGACACTGCGTGAGTCATTGCAGGAAGACCCCAAGGATGGTGCTAAATTTAGACGAACTGCAGATGCTGCAAAGGAATCCATTCGTGATTATTTAAGCAATTGGTTGGGGAAACAAACTCTTGTTCAAGAG GAATCTTACGTTGTGTTGGAGAAAGCAATTAGGTCATTGGCAGGTTTTTATGCAAAGGCCGGGCCATCTGCGCCACTGCCAGAAGCTGTTAAATCGGATATTCTAGATGATTTGGATAAGGCTGAAGCATCCTTGTAA
- the LOC103489667 gene encoding imidazoleglycerol-phosphate dehydratase 1, chloroplastic → MELSASPRLLSSPTSLMPLKPKFGFRVSQISSSTFHLHSSVLSLKPNYKMEFTRTVCSASSSERNGSPAAISSTASGPRVGEVKRVTKETNVSVKIDLDGSGIADSSTGIPFLDHMLDQLSSHGLFDVHVRATGDIHIDDHHTNEDVALAIGSALLNALGDRKGIYRFGDFSAPLDEALVHVSLDLSGRPHLSYDLEIPTQRVGTYDTQLVEHFFQSLVNTSGMTLHIRQLAGKNSHHIIEATFKAFARALRQATEYDPRRLGSVPSSKGVLSRT, encoded by the exons ATGGAGCTTTCGGCATCTCCCCGCCTACTAAGCTCTCCCACTTCGCTGATGCCACTCAAACCCAAATTTGGGTTTAGGGTTTCTCAGATTTCTTCATCGACCTTCCATCTTCACTCTTCTGTTTTATCTCTTAAACCCAATTACAAAATGGAATTTACTAGGACAGTATGTTCTGCTTCTTCGTCTGAACGAAACGGGTCACCGGCGGCTATTTCTTCAACCGCTTCAG GGCCTCGAGTGGGCGAAGTGAAAAGGGTCACCAAGGAAACAAATGTATCTGTCAAGATAGACCTCGATGGTTCTGGGATTGCGGATAGTAGTACTGGGATTCCATTTCTTGATCATATGTTAGAT CAACTTTCTTCACATGGGCTCTTCGATGTGCACGTAAGGGCCACAGGAGACATCCACATTGATGATCACCACACTAATGAAGATGTTGCCCTCGCTATTGGATCG GCTTTGTTGAATGCACTTGGTGATCGGAAAGGAATTTACCGGTTTGGAGACTTCTCTGCTCCTCTTGATGAAGCACTTGTACACGTATCACTA GATTTATCTGGCAGGCCACATTTGAGTTATGATTTAGAGATACCTACTCAGAGAGTCGGAACATATGATACCCAG TTGGTGGAGCATTTCTTCCAGTCTTTGGTGAATACTTCTGGTATGACTCTTCACATTCGACAG CTTGCTGGAAAGAATTCTCATCATATTATTGAAGCCACGTTCAAAGCCTTTGCCAGGGCCCTTAGACAAGCAACAGAGTATGACCCACGTCGTCTTGGTTCCGTGCCCAG TTCAAAAGGGGTTCTATCACGTACTTGA